The following coding sequences lie in one Chanos chanos chromosome 4, fChaCha1.1, whole genome shotgun sequence genomic window:
- the lamp5 gene encoding lysosome-associated membrane glycoprotein 5 encodes MEYRRFSTLDSAGVFLCFMGLLSRVWVLAEQEVENLSGLSNNPDKDIFVVRENGTTCLMAEFAVKFVIPYDVLALNGIDLITEQASLALPRGAEIEGKCGSTEADLQISWINNAYVFRIFFSKEVRSSKSDGKVKETVVWKISKVQLVYDTSESTHFINAYNPGKHTASTHHLSALVTPEGRSYECTAQQTLTLISSDHQKGVTVSLSDIQIQPFDIKSDFVFSETYKCITDQREQLEETLPLVLGLILGLIIVITLTVYHFHLKLTATQPQLPRDRSLYKNM; translated from the exons ATGGAATATCGCAGATTCAGCACATTGGACAGCGCCGGAGTTTTCCTATGCTTCATGG GCTTACTCTCTCGGGTCTGGGTGCTGGCGGAGCAAGAAGTTGAGAACCTGTCGGGGCTGTCCAACAATCCAGACAAGGATATATTTGTAGTCCGCGAAAACGGAACTACCTGCTTGATGGCAGAATTTGCGGTCAAGTTTGTGATCCCATACGACGTTCTCGCCTTAAATGGGATAGAC CTAATTACGGAGCAGGCATCGCTTGCGCTTCCTCGCGGAGCAGAGATTGAGGGCAAATGTGGGAGCACCGAAGCCGACCTGCAGATTTCGTGGATAAATAACGCCTACGTTTTCCGCATATTCTTCTCAAAG gAGGTGCGCAGCTCCAAGAGCGATGGGAAAGTAAAAGAGACAGTCGTGTGGAAGATAAGCAAGGTTCAGTTGGTTTATGACACATCTGAGTCGACACATTTCATCAATGCATATAACC CGGGGAAACACACAGCAagcacacaccatctctctgcCTTGGTGACTCCAGAGGGCCGATCGTATGAGTGTACAGCTCAACAGACTCTAACTCTCATCTCCAGCGACCATCAGAAGGGAGTCACTGTCTCCTTGTCCGACATCCAGATCCAGCCATTTGACATTAAGAGTGACTTCGTATTCAGTGAAA CCTATAAATGCATCACGGATCAGAGAGAACAGCTGGAAGAGACTCTTCCTCTGGTACTGGGGCTGATCCTGGGTCTCATCATCGTCATTACCCTCACTGTCTACCACTTCCACCTGAAGCTGACTGCAACGCAGCCACAGCTGCCCAGAGACCGCTCCCTCTACAAAAACATGTAA